In Nicotiana tabacum cultivar K326 chromosome 19, ASM71507v2, whole genome shotgun sequence, one DNA window encodes the following:
- the LOC107805868 gene encoding nicotinamide adenine dinucleotide transporter 1, chloroplastic, producing the protein MAADTHGPTPKGLLCNAGAGAAAGVIAATFVCPLDVIKTRLQVHGLPKLGNANVRGSLIVGSLEQIFQREGLRGMYRGLSPTVLALLPNWAVYFTIYEQLKSFLGSDDGSHQLSIGANMLAASGAGAATTIATNPLWVVKTRLQTQGIRAGLEPYRGTLSALRRIACEEGIRGLYSGLVPALAGVSHVAIQFPTYEKIKIYLAKRDNTSTDKLGAPDVAVASSVSKIFASTLTYPHEVVRSRLQEQGRHSEKRYSGVIDCIKKVFHQEGIQGFYRGCATNLIRTTPAAVITFTSFEMIHRFLVTLFPPDPHPHPL; encoded by the exons ATGGCCGCTGATACTCATGGCCCTACTCCTAAAGGCCTACTTTGCAATGCTGGTGCCGGTGCTGCTGctg GAGTAATAGCGGCTACATTTGTGTGCCCTTTAGATGTTATCAAGACTAGGTTGCAGGTTCATGGGTTGCCAAAGCTAGGAAATGCTAACGTTAGAG GTAGTCTTATAGTTGGGAGTTTAGAGCAGATATTTCAAAGGGAGGGGCTGCGTGGAATGTACAGAGGGCTTTCCCCAACCGTGCTAGCATTACTTCCAAACTGGGCG GTCTATTTTACTATATATGAACAGCTGAAAAGCTTTCTTGGCTCTGATG ATGGAAGTCATCAGCTCTCGATAGGTGCAAACATGTTAGCTGCTTCCGGTGCTGGAGCTGCAACCACAATTGCGACAAATCCTCTCTGGGTTGTGAAGACACGTCTTCAG ACTCAAGGAATAAGAGCAGGTCTTGAGCCTTACAGGGGTACATTATCTGCTTTAAGGAGAATAGCATGTGAAGAGGGCATTCGTGGGTTGTACAG CGGTCTGGTGCCTGCTTTGGCTGGTGTTAGTCATGTAGCCATCCAATTCCCAACTTATGAGAAAATCAAGATTTACTTGGCCAAGCGAG ATAACACTTCAACGGATAAACTTGGGGCCCCTGATGTTGCTGTTGCATCATCAGTTTCCAAAATATTTGCTTCTACATTGACATATCCACATGAG GTAGTACGTTCAAGGCTTCAAGAACAGGGGCGCCACTCTGAAAAGCGGTACTCTGGTGTAATTGACTGCATTAAAAAAGTCTTTCATCAAGAAGGAATCCAAGGCTTTTACCGAGGTTGTGCGACAAACCTAATCCGGACTACCCCTGCAGCTGTTATCACATTTACAAGTTTTGAGATGATTCACCGATTCCTTGTAACCCTGTTTCCCCCTGATCCTCATCCTCACCCATTGTAG